One region of Pleuronectes platessa chromosome 18, fPlePla1.1, whole genome shotgun sequence genomic DNA includes:
- the rims3 gene encoding regulating synaptic membrane exocytosis protein 3: protein MMLSSSVEVPSPGGMSGLGGLSAAARNVVRSSSISGAMYNLEKSPGSGGPDSTSLAGNKKRRSSLGAKMVAIVGLSQWSKSTQQLHQQEGGTKKLRSTIRRSTETGIAVEMRNRVTRQGSKESTDGSTNSNSSDGTFVFPTTRLGPESQFSDFLDGLGPAQIVGRQTLATPPMGDVHVGMVDRGGQLEVEVNQARGLIPKPGSKNIPTTYVKVYVLENGVCLAKKKTKVVKRNLDPTYQQALLFDESPQGKVLQVIVWGDYGRMDHKCFMGMAQILLEDLDLSATVSGWYKLFPTSSLADPSIGPLTRRLSQSSLESATSPSCT, encoded by the exons ATGATGCTCAGCAGCTCCGTGGAGGTGCCCAGCCCTGGCGGGATGAGCGGCCTCGGCGGGCTGAGCGCAGCGGCCCGCAACGTGGTGCGCTCCTCTAGCATCTCGGGGGCCATGTACAACCTGGAGAAGAGTCCCGGCAGCGGAGGCCCTGACTCCACGTCTTTGGCCGGCAACAAGAAGCGGCGCTCCAGTCTGGGCGCCAAGATGGTGGCCATCGTGGGGTTGTCGCAGTGGAGCAAGAGCACGCAGCAGCTCCACCAACAAG AAGGTGGGACGAAGAAGCTCCGCAGCACCATCCGACGGAGCACGGAGACCGGCATCGCCGTGGAGATGAGGAACCGAGTGACACGGCAGGGCAGCAAGGAATCAACCGACGGCAGCACCAACTCCAACAGCTCTGACGGAAC GTTTGTCTTCCCTACCACGCGCCTGGGGCCCGAGAGTCAGTTCAGTGACTTCCTGGATGGACTCGGCCCGGCTCAGATCGTCGGCCGGCAAACGCTAGCTACACCCCCCATGG GGGATGTCCATGTAGGCATGGTGGACAGAGGAGggcagctggaggtggaggtcaaccAGGCCAGAGGGTTGATCCCTAAACCCGGCTCCAAGAACATCCCAA CAACATATGTAAAGGTGTATGTCCTGGAGAATGGAGTGTGCTTAGCCAAGAAGAAAACCAAAGTAGTGAAGAGGAATCTGGACCCCACCTACCAGCAGGCTCTGTTGTTTGATGAGAGCCCTCAGGGCAAGGTCCTACAG GTAATAGTCTGGGGGGATTACGGGCGTATGGACCACAAGTGCTTCATGGGAATGGCCCAGATCCTCCTGGAGGACTTGGACCTGTCGGCCACAGTCAGTGGCTGGTACAAGCTTTTCCCTACCTCCTCCTTGGCAGACCCCAGCATCGGACCCCTCACCAGACGCCTCTCCCAGTCCTCCCTGGAGAGCGCCACCAGCCCCTCATGCACCTAG